The sequence ACAATCGGTGCCGGGTTGTTTTCTGGCAAACAAGGTTGGCGAAGATCGAAAGGCCTGCTGCCACCAACTTGgctaaccagcatttcgagcagCTTGGTTTGCCGATCATTGGCACTGAGTATCGCGTCAtgcagcttgtcaatgcctcgactgaacgtctgctcgactgaccgagactgctcgtccagtcgctttcggagaaacgacctcgttggtgggtctgatccttcaccaccatcctcgtcacattcctctattatcccttcattgagaacgcacgTGTTTCTGTTAGGGATCTCTAAACCACAgagttgaccgccgagattaagttctctctctcggcgagtcgcgctcgtggactcaggtgtaccaacgctaaggggattctgcgcctgtggcacactctgtcctatgctctgactcggtaaatcggctgtcgactttcccatagctgttttcttttttaccgatcgtgtttcaattggcatgaactttgtagtttagcactgggtcccaccgggcgtgccaaaatgttgaccctagaaattacaaagcctacgtggcgcgcaggccgaatatattctaagctaactacgtccttcggtgattgcggggcgtgccaactcgtcggccgaagctcggccgaggagtaaatttgatgatgctgcgttgggtcgcgctactgacttctgcgtcttgcgattgcggccgagaaaggaacgcgtctcggcctcttgggttctcgagcctgaagacaaggctgctatttcttacaaagttcacgaaccgaattcggcttacaatgtgccgaatgtaataattgtaacacctcacctcgccgagaaggctaatgagatgacctcgaccaacaaggattcgaaaacccttctcgaccgagacttggataggcaatcgaccgttctcgccgcagtgctgttgatgccaacggaagatactgcgagatcgaccgactctacggtgacagagctatctatgccgacttaagatatcaccggttgcttccacagtgctgttgatgccaacggaagatgtgtcagcgaaaaaagaaaagaaaaagatctcaagttgtgagagtttgcgcagggcaatttttatgttgatttgcaggggcttttccattgctgaatgtcttgtatttatagtagcagaacACCGAGCCCGAGTTCCAATCCTATTTGaactaggtttccctctccggattacctcgatcagtcctatctctgctaggactacgaatctagtccttaactgagccggattcgccttcTAGTTCTACTGATCTCGTCAAGGGTCCCTattgtattaggactcgacttgcactctgatttaaccgacctaGGCTTGGAAACCCATGAGCTGAACACCCCATGACCCTCTCGCCGTACGTCTTCCCGGGCCAAAAGTGATtcctccctcggcccaaactgttattttgggcccaaacacaaGTTAGAGTTGCCTAAACAAAATGAAGGGTGGTTTGTTaattcttccaaagattgatgATAATGGGTGAGGAAAATAACTCTTAAGTATTTCTACTAAACCCTACTCCATGAACATGACACATCGCCTCACGCAGTTGGCAAGCGTCAAACAAATAGCCTCCAAAGGTCATATTGTCCATGTGGTCCGGAAGGGCGAATAAGCTCACAAGCTTGAATTTTTGTAACAACATGAAAAATTTTTGCTCCTTCAAGatataagagcaagtccaccgggaACAAAATGTCCCAGCCCTCAGTGAATTTGCTCCAGCCCACAAAGttgcctggcacccagcccatgccAGGCAATAGGCCAGCCCAATTTTGACAGACCAAGAAGCCGGCCTATTTGGTTGGCGCGTGCACGACAAGCGCGcctgggcgcgagtggccaacaGGGCTGTCAACCCACTTGTGCTCCGGATCCCATCAGCGACGTGGCATGCtcatagccgttggatttccaacggtaaaaaaaattaaaattttacttttaaaatagacCGTCCGATCACatatcaacggtccacgttaattaactaaattaaaatttattaaaaaatacataataaatactaaaaaaatacataaaattttaaaaaaaattattatttttttctataaatacctaactctcatcttccaccttacaccacatttcaatattttctacactttctaccaaagctttcatatactttttgtgtgaaaaaaaataccaaaaagcttgtggttgaagaataaagtgtatttgatgagtttatgtaatttcattttagtgtgttcttttttatagtttatttgatgagtttatgtaattttattttagtgtgttttttttaagtttatttgatgggtatgtaattttattttagtgtgttttttttttaagtttatttgaaattttatctgaaattggttaaaaatcttattcgaaataaacttaaaaaaaaaaaaaacacaccaaataaatacgctgggtgccagcgcatttttttaggggtagagatgccttggcctattactgttcactcaaGTCTATTAATGTTCACTTaatggataaatgcgctgggtgttggcgcaaagtccttaggggtggacttgctctaaactTAATACCAGAATTTTTGACCAATAGTTTTTAATCATTATATGATCAAGAATCTAATACAAAGATCCTCAAAGCATACCATTAGTCTAATACTACCTAGAGTTTAGCATACACTAGACTCGGAGGGAAGGGGGACTTGAAATTCAAATTAGCAAAAAAATTAGAATGTTGGAGGAATATCGTTGGATTGAACACGCGGGTCCTACAAACAAGAAAAACTGAAAACGATTTGAATTTATAAAAAGATTGCGTAATGTTAGGGAGAAtgaattttgaaaactaaaggacatgacagttgatgattgatttattacttaaacgttgataaacgtacTTTTATTGGTGAGACAtcttttagtttgtaaatttaactTTCAAATTTAGTTTCATATCATGTCTTTTGAAGTGGAAAGTCGGACGTCCACTTGTCACTCTGGCTTTGGCACCAATAATCCGAAGTCTCATCTCAATCTCTAATTCTCTCTGCGGCCCTGCCGGGGTCCCTCCCAACTTTTCCACGACacttttcatttcaaatttcaaatttcgaaATAGACGACCACGACGACGACCACCCTCACGATTTATGCGAATCGTAAATCCGACATTTGGTTAAACAAACATaaggggtttggtttttttgCCTCAAAGTTTGGATCTTTGGGACGACAACATCGAATTCGTACCAGAAATCATGGGAGAATCGACGTGTCTGATGCAGCCGTTCTCCTATGCTTCCGGCATCCCCAACGACGCATACGAGGTCAGTTCTTCGGTTTTTGTCtctattttttgtgatttttaagGTTGAATTTCCATGTGCAGAGCACTTTTTACTTGCTGGGTAGTTGTTGGAAttcggtttttgagaattgGTTGTGAAAAAGCTGGGAACTTTGAATTGTCGCAGGGGAACCCGATTCATGCTCTCGGGCAGTCAGTGTCGTTCGGGAGGTTCGTGTCGGAGTCCGTAGCTTGGGATAAATGGTCGACAATCTCGCACAACCGGCATGTGGAGGAGGCCGAGAGGTACTCCCGCCCGGGTTCAGTTGCGCAGAAAAAGGCTTTCTTTGAAGCACATTACAAGAAAATCGCTGCTCAAAGAGCCGCTGCGGTGCTTGAACAAGCCAGTGCCAATGCCAATGCCAATGCTGCTGCTGCATTGGAAAATGCCCCCGAAACCAAATCTGAAAGTCGGGATCGAAGGACGAGGATTTCAACCTCTGAAGTGTTCGTCGATGAGCAAAGGGAAGAGAAAGAGGAAGGGAAGGTCTACGAGCCAAATCGAGAAGAAGAATGCTTTGGTAAATATACCAATGACTATAATGCAAACACTGAAATGGAAAAATTTGAAAGCAGCAAGGTGCACCCTGTAGATCATGAAGACCGAGTTTTGGTGGAGAATTCAGCTGAGGTAGAACTTTCGAGCCGAAGTGCTGATAACAACAAGGAGGTAAACGAAATGGAGCTCACCGGCAAACCCCAGATCGAAAAGCCTCTGTTGAAGGTATAAATCTTGATTTACAACCGATAATTTTCACACTCATTGACTTATGAAGGTTGCTGACAACCTGCATTAATTGTTGCTTCAGCAAAGTTACAGCTCGAATCAAGAAGCTTCGACACCAGTGAAAACGAAAAAAACCAGACCTTTTATTTCCTCCAAATCATCATTAACATATCATAAAGCACCCAAAGTCCCATCTTCTCCAACCAAATCCACAGCTCCTAGTTGTTCCAGAAAGGATGACATTATCACTCCATTGCGTAAATATCCGGCCGCAGAGCTGGAGGACAAGAAGAAATCAACTCCGAAATCAATTCACAAGTCGATCAGGTTTACACCCATCAGGGAACTTTCTAGGCTGACTTCAACCGTCATCAGGAAGATTGAAAACTCAAGAGCTGGTGCTAGTTCTTCCAAGACATTGAAAGATTGCCCGACTGCTCTGAGGACTCCAACTAAGGTGCCTTCCAATTTCTGTGAATATTTTGCCAAAATGGCCTCCGAAACTTAGCAGCTTTGCTAGCCACGCTAACTTctgaagttttatttttcaatctGCAGGTATCTAAGAATGAGGTGCGCCAGCATTCCACCACCACCCCATGTTCAGAAAAGAGAAGGTAAGACTGATCGTATGAAAAACAGCAAGCGTTCCGTTTTCCAATCGATATATGATTCATGTCTGATCCTGTTTCTGCGTATGGATTTCATGAATCACAGGGCCAAAACACCACTTGATCCCTCAGCCAGTGGAACCAAAACTCCTGTGTCCAAATGGCGTTCACTCCGTACAGAGTATGTGCCTCAACTTTTATCATCTTTCCTGTACAATTTACGTGTAGTATCAAGAAATGTTCACAATTTACCGAGTACATATGTAAGTATTAAGAATAACTAGAGAAGATAAATGTAGTCATAAACATATGAATTAATGGTTATGTTGGTCTCCCGTAGCGCCGCTCGTTTAGGACTTTGAGTTCTTATCATTTTCTTTCTCCCAATTTGGCCAGTTGTTCAAAGATTTTGAGTGCCTGCAGAAACAAGGCGAGGTCCCCATTTTCATTGGCCCCTTTCACCTTAAAAACTGAAGAAAGAGCTGCAAGTA is a genomic window of Malus domestica chromosome 09, GDT2T_hap1 containing:
- the LOC103421460 gene encoding protein WVD2-like 7 isoform X1, which translates into the protein MGESTCLMQPFSYASGIPNDAYEGNPIHALGQSVSFGRFVSESVAWDKWSTISHNRHVEEAERYSRPGSVAQKKAFFEAHYKKIAAQRAAAVLEQASANANANAAAALENAPETKSESRDRRTRISTSEVFVDEQREEKEEGKVYEPNREEECFGKYTNDYNANTEMEKFESSKVHPVDHEDRVLVENSAEVELSSRSADNNKEVNEMELTGKPQIEKPLLKQSYSSNQEASTPVKTKKTRPFISSKSSLTYHKAPKVPSSPTKSTAPSCSRKDDIITPLRKYPAAELEDKKKSTPKSIHKSIRFTPIRELSRLTSTVIRKIENSRAGASSSKTLKDCPTALRTPTKVSKNEVRQHSTTTPCSEKRRAKTPLDPSASGTKTPVSKWRSLRTDCSKILSACRNKARSPFSLAPFTLKTEERAASRKKKLEEKFNANEEQKVQAQRKLKEKEEKEIGKYRQTLCFKARPLPDFYKDRKSPKKEIQKVPVTPQSKNPITVESSTPRPPSGASIKSISQGRNNRTPTRSLISRSIKTTRENKSPNIQLG
- the LOC103421460 gene encoding protein WVD2-like 7 isoform X2, giving the protein MGESTCLMQPFSYASGIPNDAYEGNPIHALGQSVSFGRFVSESVAWDKWSTISHNRHVEEAERYSRPGSVAQKKAFFEAHYKKIAAQRAAAVLEQASANANANAAAALENAPETKSESRDRRTRISTSEVFVDEQREEKEEGKVYEPNREEECFGKYTNDYNANTEMEKFESSKVHPVDHEDRVLVENSAEVELSSRSADNNKEVNEMELTGKPQIEKPLLKQSYSSNQEASTPVKTKKTRPFISSKSSLTYHKAPKVPSSPTKSTAPSCSRKDDIITPLRKYPAAELEDKKKSTPKSIHKSIRFTPIRELSRLTSTVIRKIENSRAGASSSKTLKDCPTALRTPTKVSKNEVRQHSTTTPCSEKRRAKTPLDPSASGTKTPVSKWRSLRTENKARSPFSLAPFTLKTEERAASRKKKLEEKFNANEEQKVQAQRKLKEKEEKEIGKYRQTLCFKARPLPDFYKDRKSPKKEIQKVPVTPQSKNPITVESSTPRPPSGASIKSISQGRNNRTPTRSLISRSIKTTRENKSPNIQLG